Within the Acidobacteriota bacterium genome, the region CGACCGCCGAGGAGGATCAGCTCCTGGCAGAGGAACTGAAGGCCAGCGAGAAGGAGCGGGCCGAGCACGTCATGCTGGTCGATCTCGGCCGCAACGATATCGGGCGGGTGTGCGAGTACGGGTCGGTGCGCGTGTCCCAGTTCATGGCGCTCGAACGCTATTCGCACGTCATGCACCTGGTCTCGATTGTCGAGGGCAAGCTCGCCGAGGATCGCGATCGGTTGGACGCGCTGGTCTCCTGCTTCCCGGCGGGGACGGTATCTGGCGCGCCAAAGGTCCGTGCGATGGAGATTATTGCGAGCCTCGAGCCATCCCGTCGCGGTGCCTATGGCGGCGCGGTGGGATACCTCGACTTTGCGGGCAACCTGGATTTCTGCATCACGATTCGCACCGTCGTCATCGTGGGCCGCCGGGCCCTGGTGCAGGCTGGGGCGGGCATTGTCGCCGACTCGGACCCGACGGCGGAATTTGAAGAGACGCGCGACAAGGCGCGAGCGATGTTTCGCGCGCTGGATCTGGCTCAGCAGGGGTTGTAGGACGGTGCGCGCGACTCGGGCTTCGGCCCGAGAGGCGTCGGGTGAAGCGAGAGGGGCAACGACGTGTTGTTGATCATCGACAACTTTGATTCGTTCACCTACAACCTCGTCCAGTATTTTGGCGAGCTTGGGGCGACGCCCGTCGTGTTTCGCAGCAACGCGATCACGATCCCGGAGATCGACGCGTTGCGGCCGGAGCGCATCGTGATCTCGCCCGGACCCGGCCGGCCCGAGGATGCCGGTGTGTCGGAGGACGTGATCCGGGCCTTCGCTGGCAAGTTGCCGATTCTCGGCGTCTGTCTCGGCCATCAGGCGATCGGGCACGTGTTTGGGGGGCGCGTCGTGCGCGCGCCGCGGCCGAGGCACGGCAAGGTGTCGTCGATCGAGCACGATGGCAAGGGCCTCTTCCAGGGATTGCGGGGCGCGTTTGACGCCGGTCGTTATCACTCGCTGGCGGTAGCCGAGGACGGTTGGCCGGCAGACCTCGAAGTGACCGCGCGCGCCGCCGGCGATGGCGTCGTGATGGCGTTGCGGCACAGGACATGGCAGGTACACGGCGTCCAGTTTCATCCGGAGTCGGTGCTGACCCCCGAAGGCAGGCACCTGCTTCGCAATTTCCTCAATCTCAAGTAGCGGAGGCGCATGCCATGCTGGGCGATCTGCTCCAGACCGTGATGCGGCGGCAGGATCTGACCGCTGATGAAGCCAGGGCCGCGATGGATGCCATCATCGACGGCCACGCGCGCGGCGCCCAGGTGGCAGGTCTGCTCGTGGGCCTGGCCATGAAGGGCGAACGCCCGGACGAGATCGTCGGGTTCGCGCGCAGTATGCGGGCACGGGCGGTCAGCATCCGCTCCCCGGAGGGTGGCACGGTCGACCTGTGCGGCACCGGCGGAGACGGGGCCGGCACGTTCAACATCTCCTCTGTCGCCGCCATTGTCGTGGCCGCCTGCGGCGTCACCGTGGCGAAGCACGGCAATCGGTCGGTCTCGAGCCGGTGCGGCAGCGCGGACGTGTTCGAGGCCCTGGGCGTGAACGTCGCGGCGCCGCCTCCGGTCGTCGAAACGTGCCTTGCCGAGACCGGCATGGCGTTTCTCTTCGCCCCGGTGTTCCATCCCTCCATGCGAAACGTCGCCGAGGTGAGAAGGGAACTGGGCGTGAGAACCGCGTTCAACCTGCTTGGCCCGCTGACCAACCCGACCCAGCCCAGACGGCAGCTCATCGGCGTGCCGAGGCCCGAACTCACCGAGTTGATTGCGCGGTCGCTCTCGCTGCTCGGTTCCGAGCGTGCGTGGGTGGTGCATGGTGCCGACGGGCTCGATGAGATCTCGACCACCGGCTACACGAAGGTGTCCGAGTCGCGTGGCCGCACGGTCAACACTTTCTATCTGCATCCGGGCGACGTCGGCTTGCCGAAAGCCACGCCCGCATCACTCGCCGGAGGCGACGCGGCCACTAACGCGGAGATTGCGCGAGACATCCTTCGGGGCACCAGAGGGCCTGCGCGCGACATCGTGCTCCTGAACGCCGGGGCCGTGCTGCTGCTGGCAGGCAAGGCGGACACGCTTCGCGACGGCATCGCACGGGCAGGAGAAGCGATCGACTCCGGCGCCGGACGGGCCGTGCTCGATCGTCTCGTATCTGCGTCTCACAACGTGGGCGGCACGTCTGTGAAAGGCGAGGCATAACCAGTGGGGCAACCGGCCGGCGCGTCCTCCGCGAATCTGTTGGATGCGATCGTGGCGGCGTCGCGACGCATTGTCGCGACGCGGCGCGCCAGCGAGTCGGCGACTGCACTGGCGAGTCGCGCGGCCCAACGTGAGCCACGGGGCGTAGCGTTTCGGGAAGCCGTGGCGCGCACGGGACGGATCAACGTGATTGCGGAGTGCAAGCGCCGGTCACCGGCACGTGGCGTGTTGCGGAGGGACTACAAACCTGGCGACATTGCACGGGCGTACGAGGAGGGCGGCGCGTCGGCGGTATCCGTCTTGACCGAGCCCACCTTTTTCGATGGGTCTCTGACGCATCTGGAGGAGGTGC harbors:
- a CDS encoding aminodeoxychorismate/anthranilate synthase component II is translated as MLLIIDNFDSFTYNLVQYFGELGATPVVFRSNAITIPEIDALRPERIVISPGPGRPEDAGVSEDVIRAFAGKLPILGVCLGHQAIGHVFGGRVVRAPRPRHGKVSSIEHDGKGLFQGLRGAFDAGRYHSLAVAEDGWPADLEVTARAAGDGVVMALRHRTWQVHGVQFHPESVLTPEGRHLLRNFLNLK
- the trpD gene encoding anthranilate phosphoribosyltransferase — its product is MLGDLLQTVMRRQDLTADEARAAMDAIIDGHARGAQVAGLLVGLAMKGERPDEIVGFARSMRARAVSIRSPEGGTVDLCGTGGDGAGTFNISSVAAIVVAACGVTVAKHGNRSVSSRCGSADVFEALGVNVAAPPPVVETCLAETGMAFLFAPVFHPSMRNVAEVRRELGVRTAFNLLGPLTNPTQPRRQLIGVPRPELTELIARSLSLLGSERAWVVHGADGLDEISTTGYTKVSESRGRTVNTFYLHPGDVGLPKATPASLAGGDAATNAEIARDILRGTRGPARDIVLLNAGAVLLLAGKADTLRDGIARAGEAIDSGAGRAVLDRLVSASHNVGGTSVKGEA